A window of Panicum virgatum strain AP13 chromosome 8K, P.virgatum_v5, whole genome shotgun sequence contains these coding sequences:
- the LOC120645298 gene encoding disease resistance protein RGA5-like, with translation MEFATGALGTLLPKLGQLLQDEYNLQKGAKKNIEFLTRELRSIQAALRSVGELPPEQVGELVKIWACDARELSYDMEDIVDTFLVRVQGPEPPSKKSSKKFFKKMRDIVNKAKTRHEIGQDIMDIKERVKEVAERHERYKVDTITPAKTSVDPRITSLYTKTADLVGIDEAREELITMMTKGDDMSTQQRIVSVVGFGGLGKTTLAKAAYEKLKGQFDCTAFVPVGRNPDLKKVFKDISIDLNIHFNVEILDERQLIDKLREFLENKMYFIVIDDIWKTQSWEIIKLALVENNNVSRVIITTRTHEVAKEAGEVYKLQPLSNENSRKLFFARIFGGESKISDTQPNDEVLASFGSHSARIEWCSFTFHMSYNKRS, from the exons ATGGAATTCGCGACAGGAGCACTGGGCACTCTGCTTCCAAAGCTCGGCCAGCTGCTCCAGGATGAGTACAACCTGCAGAAGGGAGCCAAGAAGAACATCGAGTTCCTCACAAGGGAGCTCCGGAGCATTCAAGCTGCCCTCCGCAGTGTCGGGGAGCTGCCACCGGAGCAGGTCGGCGAGCTGGTCAAGATCTGGGCCTGCGATGCTCGGGAGCTATCCTACGACATGGAGGACATCGTGGACACCTTCTTGGTGCGTGTCCAGGGCCCTGAACCCCCAAGCAAAAAGAGCTCCAAAAAGTTCTTTAAGAAGATGAGGGATATTGTCAACAAGGCTAAGACTCGTCACGAGATCGGCCAAGATATCATGGACATCAAGGAGCGTGTCAAGGAGGTGGCCGAGCGACATGAAAG GTACAAGGTCGATACTATTACACCTGCCAAAACCTCCGTTGATCCTCGCATAACATCTCTGTACACTAAGACGGCTGACCTTGTCGGCATTGATGAGGCAAGGGAAGAACTAATCACAATGATGACAAAAGGAGATGACATGTCCACACAACAAAGGATAGTTTCTGTTGTTGGATTTGGAGGATTAGGCAAGACAACGCTTGCCAAAGCAGCGTATGAGAAGCTTAAGGGGCAATTTGATTGCACGGCCTTTGTTCCGGTTGGTCGGAATCCCGATTTAAAGAAGGTTTTTAAGGATATATCAATCGATCTTAATATACATTTCAATGTAGAAATATTGGATGAAAGACAACTCATCGACAAACTCCGAGAATTCTTGGAAAACAAGAT GTACTTCATTGTTATTGACGACATATGGAAGACACAATCTTGGGAAATAATCAAATTGGCCCTTGTGGAGAACAACAATGTAAGTAGAGTAATCATAACTACTCGTACACATGAAGTTGCCAAAGAAGCTGGTGAGGTTTACAAGCTACAACCATTGTCAAATGAGAACTCTAGGAAGTTATTCTTTGCAAGGATATTTGGTGGTGAGAGCAAAATTTCTGATACTCAACCAAATGATGAGGTGTTGGCTTCTTTTGGATCACACAGTGCACGGATCGAGTGGTGTTCTTTCACCTTTCACATGAGTTACAACAAAAGATCCTAG